A genomic window from Fibrobacterota bacterium includes:
- a CDS encoding FecR domain-containing protein, with product MVSRAMVSVLILSLSALAQEGPKVSYVVGSGILLRGKQKIPLGVSLLCKVGDTLATSKASRAELRYPDNTLVRLEENTRLVLALRGKASPEPALQAGKIWANVKKVGQGGTGFGVRTPTAVAAVRGTVFGVGANDSTSKVRLYEGGVDVGSTRADSALRAKAEVAGPREVSLADWVRLLRGEEVTFRRDGTWSRAKFDPKADLADPWVKWNSQRDSVEGRPWDKDTAAVAKPSKTDSATAERDPFKE from the coding sequence ATGGTGTCCCGCGCCATGGTTTCGGTCCTGATCCTGAGCCTCTCTGCCCTCGCGCAGGAAGGCCCCAAAGTCTCCTACGTGGTGGGATCCGGAATCCTGCTTCGAGGCAAGCAGAAGATCCCGCTGGGTGTCAGCCTGCTTTGCAAGGTCGGCGACACCTTGGCCACCTCCAAGGCCTCGCGCGCGGAGTTGCGCTACCCGGACAACACATTGGTTCGTCTGGAAGAAAATACCCGGCTGGTGCTGGCCCTGCGTGGCAAGGCCAGTCCGGAGCCAGCTCTGCAGGCAGGCAAGATCTGGGCGAACGTCAAGAAAGTCGGGCAGGGCGGAACGGGGTTCGGGGTGCGCACTCCCACAGCGGTGGCCGCCGTGCGAGGAACCGTTTTCGGGGTGGGAGCCAACGATTCCACCTCCAAGGTGCGCCTCTACGAGGGAGGCGTCGATGTGGGCTCCACGCGCGCCGATAGCGCCTTGCGGGCGAAGGCGGAAGTCGCCGGTCCTCGTGAAGTCAGTCTTGCTGATTGGGTGCGCCTGTTGCGAGGCGAGGAAGTCACGTTCCGCCGCGATGGGACGTGGAGCCGCGCGAAATTCGACCCGAAGGCCGATTTGGCCGACCCGTGGGTGAAGTGGAACAGCCAACGGGATTCCGTCGAAGGCCGCCCGTGGGACAAGGACACCGCCGCTGTCGCCAAGCCATCCAAGACGGATTCTGCAACCGCCGAACGCGACCCCTTCAAGGAATAG
- the accC gene encoding acetyl-CoA carboxylase biotin carboxylase subunit, whose amino-acid sequence MMKKILIANRGEIALRVIRACKELGIRTVAVHSTADADSLHVKLADEDVCIGPPPGKKSYLDMRQILSAATVVGADAIHPGYGFLSENPRFAELVGKCGFKFIGPSPEAISRMGDKSQAKDAMRAAGVPTIPGSDGPVATIDEARQWAKTVGFPMIIKAVSGGGGRGMRVVRDVKELESQFPVATAEALSCFGDGRVYMERYFERPRHVEIQLMADSHGNVVHLGERDCSVQRRHQKLVEESPSPAVDDKIRQAMGKAAVKGAKSVGYENAGTMEFLLDEDGSFYFMEMNTRIQVEHPVTEQVTGIDLIRTQIMVARGEELPWKQSDIKVKGHSIECRINAEDPSQGFRPCPGLVKGLHVPGGFGVRWDSHIYAGYSIPPHYDSMVGKLIVHAPDRDQAIDRMVRVLDELVVDGPATTARLQRRILDSKIFRSGAFTTKFLEENPQLLEV is encoded by the coding sequence CTGATGAAAAAAATCCTGATCGCAAACCGCGGCGAAATCGCCCTGCGCGTGATCCGCGCCTGCAAGGAACTGGGAATTCGCACCGTGGCCGTGCATTCCACGGCCGACGCCGACTCCCTCCATGTCAAACTCGCCGACGAAGACGTCTGCATCGGACCTCCTCCCGGCAAGAAATCGTACCTGGACATGCGTCAAATCCTGTCGGCTGCCACCGTTGTCGGCGCCGACGCGATCCATCCGGGATACGGCTTCCTTTCCGAGAACCCCCGCTTCGCCGAGCTCGTGGGCAAGTGCGGATTCAAGTTCATCGGCCCTTCGCCCGAGGCCATCTCCCGCATGGGGGACAAATCCCAGGCCAAGGACGCGATGCGCGCGGCCGGTGTGCCCACCATTCCGGGATCGGATGGCCCCGTGGCCACCATCGACGAGGCTCGCCAGTGGGCCAAGACGGTGGGCTTCCCCATGATCATCAAGGCCGTCTCCGGCGGAGGTGGTCGCGGCATGCGCGTGGTGCGCGATGTCAAGGAGCTGGAAAGCCAGTTCCCGGTGGCCACCGCGGAAGCTCTCTCCTGCTTCGGCGACGGGCGCGTGTACATGGAGCGCTATTTCGAGCGGCCGCGCCACGTGGAAATCCAGCTGATGGCCGATTCCCACGGCAACGTGGTCCATCTGGGCGAGCGCGACTGCTCCGTGCAGAGGCGCCACCAGAAGCTCGTGGAGGAATCCCCTTCGCCGGCGGTGGATGACAAAATCCGTCAAGCAATGGGCAAGGCCGCCGTGAAGGGCGCAAAATCGGTGGGATACGAGAACGCGGGCACCATGGAGTTCTTGCTGGACGAAGACGGCTCGTTCTACTTCATGGAAATGAACACCCGCATCCAGGTGGAACATCCCGTCACCGAGCAGGTGACCGGAATCGATCTGATCCGCACCCAGATCATGGTCGCTCGCGGCGAAGAACTTCCCTGGAAACAGTCCGACATCAAGGTCAAGGGGCATTCGATCGAATGCCGCATCAATGCCGAGGATCCTTCCCAGGGATTTCGGCCCTGCCCGGGCCTGGTCAAGGGATTGCATGTTCCCGGTGGATTCGGGGTTCGGTGGGACAGCCACATCTACGCCGGATATTCCATCCCGCCCCACTACGATTCGATGGTCGGCAAGCTGATCGTCCACGCTCCGGATCGCGACCAGGCCATCGACCGGATGGTCCGGGTGTTGGATGAGCTTGTGGTGGATGGCCCCGCCACCACCGCCCGGCTCCAGAGGCGCATCCTCGACTCCAAGATCTTCCGGTCCGGAGCCTTCACCACCAAGTTCCTCGAGGAAAATCCACAGCTTCTGGAGGTCTGA
- a CDS encoding type IV pilus twitching motility protein PilT, with amino-acid sequence MTIEQLFKEMVDRGASDLHLRVGVPPALRINGDLFRLQTDRVSPEGMESYLGVIMNRNQRARFDSELELDFAVGVRGLGRFRVNAFRQRGTPALAIRHITQTIPSFDGLGLPEIVRDLALKERGLILVTGTTGSGKSTTLASMIDHINEMTSSNIITVEDPIEFLYRDKRSIISQREVGYDTHHFPNALRASFREDPDTILIGEIRDQETMHIALQAADTGHLVMSTLHTMNATETISRIVSFYPPHQHQQVRLLLANTLVAIISLRLLPRKDRQGRVPAAEILVNNATIHDYLINPEMTHMIEPAIREGTAQYGSQSFDQSIFKLFTDDVISYEVALRSASNPADFELKLRGVEGASDRSWMT; translated from the coding sequence ATGACGATCGAACAGCTCTTCAAGGAGATGGTGGATCGCGGGGCGTCCGACTTGCATTTGCGGGTCGGCGTTCCACCGGCTCTGCGCATCAATGGAGATCTGTTCCGGCTCCAGACCGACCGGGTGAGCCCGGAGGGAATGGAAAGCTATCTGGGCGTGATCATGAATCGCAACCAGCGCGCCCGGTTCGATTCCGAATTGGAACTGGACTTCGCGGTGGGCGTGCGGGGACTGGGGCGCTTTCGCGTCAACGCCTTCCGCCAGCGCGGAACCCCTGCGCTGGCCATCCGTCACATCACCCAGACCATCCCCTCCTTCGACGGGCTGGGATTGCCGGAAATTGTCCGCGATCTCGCCTTGAAGGAACGCGGTCTGATCCTGGTGACCGGCACCACGGGATCCGGCAAATCCACCACCCTCGCTTCGATGATCGACCACATCAACGAGATGACCTCGTCGAACATCATCACGGTGGAGGATCCGATCGAATTCCTGTACCGCGACAAGCGATCCATCATCAGCCAGCGCGAAGTGGGCTACGACACCCACCACTTCCCCAACGCGTTGCGGGCGAGCTTCCGCGAAGATCCCGACACCATCCTGATCGGCGAAATCCGCGACCAGGAGACCATGCACATCGCCCTCCAGGCGGCCGACACGGGCCACCTGGTGATGAGCACGCTCCACACCATGAACGCCACGGAGACCATCTCCCGCATCGTTTCGTTCTATCCGCCCCACCAGCACCAGCAGGTGCGCCTGCTTTTGGCCAACACGCTGGTGGCCATCATTTCGCTGCGACTGTTGCCTCGCAAGGATCGGCAGGGGCGCGTGCCCGCCGCCGAAATCCTCGTGAACAACGCCACGATCCACGACTACCTGATCAATCCCGAGATGACCCACATGATCGAGCCGGCCATCCGCGAAGGCACGGCCCAGTACGGCAGCCAGTCGTTCGATCAATCGATCTTCAAACTGTTCACCGACGACGTGATTTCCTACGAAGTCGCCCTTCGCAGCGCGTCGAATCCCGCCGACTTCGAGCTCAAGCTCCGCGGCGTGGAAGGTGCCTCCGACCGGAGCTGGATGACCTGA
- the accB gene encoding acetyl-CoA carboxylase biotin carboxyl carrier protein, with the protein MNVDEIGRLIELLDKSSLSELQWSGEGERLLLKKPGPAVVQVAAAPVQLSTQAAPIAAPVAAAAVSAEKPAPPVAVESGLVEIKSPMVGTFYRSASPDSPVFVDEGARVDKGKTVCIIEAMKLMNEIESEVSGTVVKVCVANETPVEFGTVLFLIRPA; encoded by the coding sequence ATGAACGTCGACGAAATCGGTCGGCTGATCGAACTGTTGGACAAGTCGTCCTTGTCCGAGCTGCAGTGGTCCGGCGAGGGGGAGCGGTTGCTTCTCAAGAAGCCGGGGCCCGCTGTGGTCCAGGTCGCCGCCGCGCCTGTTCAACTGTCCACCCAGGCGGCGCCCATCGCCGCACCGGTGGCCGCCGCCGCTGTTTCCGCCGAGAAGCCAGCCCCTCCTGTTGCCGTGGAATCGGGCTTGGTGGAGATCAAGAGCCCGATGGTCGGGACCTTCTACCGCTCGGCCTCGCCCGATTCACCGGTCTTCGTCGATGAAGGCGCACGGGTGGACAAGGGCAAGACGGTGTGCATCATCGAGGCGATGAAACTGATGAACGAGATCGAGTCGGAAGTGTCCGGCACCGTCGTCAAGGTGTGCGTCGCCAACGAGACCCCGGTGGAATTCGGAACGGTGCTTTTCCTGATCAGGCCTGCCTGA